The following is a genomic window from Hymenobacter gelipurpurascens.
GCGGTGCGCTGGGCCGTGGCCTCAAAACCCGTGGGGTAGAGCACCCGAAAATGCGGCGTGCGCACCTCGTACCACTTCAGCGAAGCGGGCGTCTGGCTCGAAACCGGCAGGATAGTTTGGGCGGCAGCTGGCAGCACGGGCGCCAGGCCCAGGCCGAGCACGGCAGTCAGCAGATAACAACGCAGAGGATGGGGCACAGAGAGCAGATTACACCGGTGAGTTGGTAAATATAGTGCCCACCAAGGCCGCACCAAACGGGTGTTAAGTCAACATTGCTCCTCACTCAAAAGCCCCTGTGGTCTACACCTGCTTCAGCCACGATGACGCGGTTTCGATATTATCGAAGGTGAGAATAACCGGCCGGGTGGTGTGCTGCAGGGTGAGGTCGGTGGAGAGGCGGCTGTAGATATTGGGCGAGTACACCCACGCAAAATACTCTAGGCCACCCTCGGCCATGGCCGGAAACCAGAAGTACCCGCCCCACTCCGCGGCATCAGCCCACATACTGGTTACCAGCCGGTTATCGTTCAATACTTTATGACAGCGCTCCGACTTCAGGTACTGCAGCATCATCAGGCAGCCTGTCTGCACCGACTCCAAGTTTTGGTCGCCAATCCATTCGGCGTACAGCCATTCATTCACGTAATCGTAGGAGATGGTGATGTAAGGCTCTTGGTGGAGGACGCGTAATGCCATAAAAAAAGTGGGCAGAATTTCGCCCGAGCGACATACGGCCGAGTTTAGAAAAGGTTATATCTGCTGTCAAGCGGAATTATTCCGGCTCAACAGTTCTTAGCACATGCACCGGCGCCGGGTACGTCCAGTTGGGCCCGGCACACCGTATATCTCCCACACGATATTTTCTACCTCATGCAACACCTGAGAACCTACCTGCTAGGCCTGCTGCTTACGCTGGTGGCCTGCACCCAAGACCGCCCCGCCGACGCCCAAACCATGCGCTCCACGGCCGGCAAAGCCCCCACCGACCTGAAAGGTCTGGCCGTGGCCACCTTCGCGGGCGGCTGCTTTTGGTGCACCGAGGAAATTTTTGAAGAGCTGAAAGGCGTAAAAGAAGTGGTATCGGGCTACAGCGGCGGCAAGGAAGCCCAGCCTACCTACGAGCAGGTTGGCAGCGGCCAGACCAGCCACGCCGAGTCTATCCAGATCTATTACGACCCCAAGCAAATCAGCTACGCTACGCTGCTAGACGTGTTTTTTCGGGCCGGCCACGACCCGACTACGCTCAACCGCCAGGGTCCCGATGCCGGTACCCAATACCGCTCCGTGGCCTTCTACCGCACGCCCCAGGAAAAGCAGCAGATTGAAGCCGCTATTAAGCGCGTAAACGCCTCCAAGCAATACGCTGACCCCATCGTGACGCAGGTAGTGACCTACACGCAGTTCTGGCCCGCCGAGGGCTACCACCAGGGCTACTACCGCCTCCACCCCAACGAAGGCTACGTGCGCAGTGTCTCGACGCCTAAAGTCGAGAAGTTCCGCCACAAGTTTCCAGAGCTGCTCAAAAACCCGCTGTAAGCTACTGGCCTAGGCCACTCTGCTGTAGCTAAAAGCCCTTTCTCTTGTTGAGGAAGGGCTTTTTTGCGAGCTTTTATCAGCACAGAGCTTCTCCCCGAGCGGCACAGCTGGCCTAGGCCAGTAGAGGCTGAGGGAGCCTCCGAATAAACCCGCTTACGCGTCAAGAGGTACGCAGCAGACCACGTATCTTTGAGAGCGAGCTGAACCACAACAGATAGTTTCAGTCGCCCCTCTCCAACCCATTGCTTATGGCCGCCGATTCGGTTGACTTCGAACTCCTGTTCGATGTGCTGCCCACCCCTCACTTAGTGCTGCGGCCCGATCTTACGCTGCTGGCCCTCAATGAGGCTATGTGCCGGCTCCTGAGCTGTGAGCGGGCTCAGGTCTTGGGCTACTCCGTTTTTAAGGTCCTGACCGCCGGCCCCGTTACGGGCCCTACAGACCAGGCTGCCCTCCTGGATGCGCTGCAACGGGTGCTGGAAACCAAGACGCTGCAGGTGCTGGAGGCCCAGCAGTTTACGCACACCGTGCCGGAGGGCAGGGCGTTTCCGCGCTACTGGCAGATGACGCTGCGCCCGGTGCTTTCCGCCGAGGGCGGCCTACGCTACATTCTGTGCCGCTGCTTCGATGTCACGGACCAGATCCGGCTGCAGCAGCAGGGGAAATTCAACTACGAAAGCTTCACGCTGCTGGCCCGCGCCACCCACGATATCATCTGGGACCACGACCTGCGTACCAATTACCTGTGGCGCAATGAGCTGTTCAGTACCCTCTTTGGCTACCACATTGCGCCCGAGAACAGTACGGTAGAATTCTGGCGCTCCTGCCTGCACCCCGACGACCTGCCGATTATGGAGCACCAGGTGGCCGAGTTGTTGGCGGGCACTACCAATGTCGGCAACGCCGAATACCGCCTGCGTCGGGCCGATGGCTCCTGGGCCGAAGTAGCCGACCGCTTCTACATTGTACGTAATGAGAAAGGCGAGCCCATTCGGATGCTGGGCGCCATGCAGGACGTAACCCAGGCCCGCCACACCGAGCGCGCCCTCCACCAAAGCCTGGAGCAGTTTCAGCTGCTCGCCGATTTTGTACCCCAGCTCATCTGGACCACAAATGCGCAGGGCGAGATAACCTACATGAACCAACGGTGGCAGGAGTACACCGACGAAAACACGCCCTCTGCCCTCCACCCCGATGAACTCTGGGTTCAACAGATGCACCCCGACGACCGCGCGCGGGCCCAGCAGCGTTGGCGGCATTCGTGGCTGACGGGAGAGGCCTACGAGTGCGAGTACCGCCTGCGCAGCCAAACGGGGCAGTACCGCTGGTTTCTGGCCCAGGCTCTGCCCGTACGAAACGCGGCCGGCGAAACAGAACAGTGGTTTGGCACCTGCACTAATGTCGATGAGCAGAAGCGCACCCAGCTGGTGCTGGCCGATAAAGATCAGCAGCTGCAATACATAGTGGGCGAAGTGCCGGCCCTGCTGGCAACTCTGCTCGGCCCGCACCATGTGGTCGGCTTTATCAACCACCACTTCAATGAGTTCCTGGGCGGCGGAGTGAAGCAGGGCCAGACGGCCAAAACCGCGGCGCCCTGGCTGGATGAGCAAGGCCTGCTGCAGATTCTGGATGACGTGTACACCTCCGGCGAGCCGGCCAGCGTGCAGGAGCAGCGCGTGCAGGTGCCCGCTCACCTAGGCCTCTCCCAGCAGGAGTTTTACTTCGATTTTGTGTGTAGGCCACTGCACAACGAGTTTGGCGGCATGCGGGGCATTCTGGTGTTTGCCGTGGATGTCACCGAGCGGGTGCTGGCCCGCCGCCGCGTAGAGGCCCTCGACCAGGAGCTGCACCAGCAGGATGAGCTATTGCGTCAGATGCTGGAATCGTTGCCCCAAATGACCAGCATTATCCGGCCCGATGGCGGCATCGACTATGCCAGTCCGCAGTGGTTTGAGTATTCTGGCCAAGATGTGGATGGCCTCTCAGATGGCTGGATACACTGCCTCCACCCCGATGAGGTAGCCCCGAGCATGGCCCTGTTTGCGCACGCCCAGATTTCTCAGCAAGGCTATGCCGAGCAAGTCCGGTTGCGCCGCCACGACGGGCAGTACCGCTGGCACCTGAACCGGCTGGTGCCGTCCGTCAATAACCAGGGCAAGCTCCACCGCTGGTATGCGTCCAGCACCGATATTCATGAGCAGCAGATGCTGGCCGAAGAGCTACGCCGCAGCGAAGAACAGTTCCGCTTTCTGGCCGAAACCATTCCGGCCATTGCCTGGACGGCCCAGCCCAATGGGCAAATCGACTACATAAACACGCGCTGGTCTGACAGCACCGGGGTATCGGTGGAGCAGACGCTCCGGGAAGGCTGGGGTCCCTTGCTGCATCAGGATGAGCAGGAAGCAACCATGACCCGCTATCAGCACTGTATGGCAACGGGCGAAAACCTGGAAATGGAGACCCGCCTCCTGGATGTGCGCACCGGCCGCTACCGCTGGCATCTGCACCGGGCCTATCCGCTGCGGGAAGATTCTGGCAGCATCACGCGCTGGTTTGGCACCACTACCGATATCGACGACTACAAGCGTGTGCAGCAGCACCTGGAGGAACGCAACGCCGAACTGACGCGCACCAACCAGGACCTCGACAACTTCGTGTACACGGCCTCCCACGACCTGATGCAGCCCATCAACAATATGGAGGGCATCTTCCAGGAGCTCACGCGCACGGCCTTCTTCCGCGACCCCGATGCGGTGAAGCTCATTGCTATGTTTGAGAAGGCCCTGCATCAGATTTATGGCACCATCCACGACTTGGCCCAGCTGGTGCAGGTGCAGAAGCAGCGCCACGAGCTGCCCCTGGAGCCCGTAGAGCTGCAGACCCTCGCGCAAGAGGTGCTTACCAGCATCGGCGACACCCTCGACTCTACCCGGGCAATCGTCACGCTCGACTTCGCGGCGGTGCCGGTTGTGCCCTTCGTGCGGCCCAATCTGCAGAGCGTGCTCTACAACCTTATCAGCAACGCCTTAAAGTACGCTGCGCCGCATCGGCGCCCCCAGGTTGCGGTGAGCACAGCGCTGGAAAACGGCCGCCCGGTGCTCTTGGTGCAGGATAACGGTCTGGGCATTGACCTGGCCCGCTACGGCAGCGAGATGTTCCAGATGTTTCGCCGCTTCCACGACCATGTACCAGGCTCCGGCATGGGTCTCTACCTC
Proteins encoded in this region:
- the msrA gene encoding peptide-methionine (S)-S-oxide reductase MsrA; translation: MQHLRTYLLGLLLTLVACTQDRPADAQTMRSTAGKAPTDLKGLAVATFAGGCFWCTEEIFEELKGVKEVVSGYSGGKEAQPTYEQVGSGQTSHAESIQIYYDPKQISYATLLDVFFRAGHDPTTLNRQGPDAGTQYRSVAFYRTPQEKQQIEAAIKRVNASKQYADPIVTQVVTYTQFWPAEGYHQGYYRLHPNEGYVRSVSTPKVEKFRHKFPELLKNPL
- a CDS encoding PAS domain-containing protein, producing the protein MAADSVDFELLFDVLPTPHLVLRPDLTLLALNEAMCRLLSCERAQVLGYSVFKVLTAGPVTGPTDQAALLDALQRVLETKTLQVLEAQQFTHTVPEGRAFPRYWQMTLRPVLSAEGGLRYILCRCFDVTDQIRLQQQGKFNYESFTLLARATHDIIWDHDLRTNYLWRNELFSTLFGYHIAPENSTVEFWRSCLHPDDLPIMEHQVAELLAGTTNVGNAEYRLRRADGSWAEVADRFYIVRNEKGEPIRMLGAMQDVTQARHTERALHQSLEQFQLLADFVPQLIWTTNAQGEITYMNQRWQEYTDENTPSALHPDELWVQQMHPDDRARAQQRWRHSWLTGEAYECEYRLRSQTGQYRWFLAQALPVRNAAGETEQWFGTCTNVDEQKRTQLVLADKDQQLQYIVGEVPALLATLLGPHHVVGFINHHFNEFLGGGVKQGQTAKTAAPWLDEQGLLQILDDVYTSGEPASVQEQRVQVPAHLGLSQQEFYFDFVCRPLHNEFGGMRGILVFAVDVTERVLARRRVEALDQELHQQDELLRQMLESLPQMTSIIRPDGGIDYASPQWFEYSGQDVDGLSDGWIHCLHPDEVAPSMALFAHAQISQQGYAEQVRLRRHDGQYRWHLNRLVPSVNNQGKLHRWYASSTDIHEQQMLAEELRRSEEQFRFLAETIPAIAWTAQPNGQIDYINTRWSDSTGVSVEQTLREGWGPLLHQDEQEATMTRYQHCMATGENLEMETRLLDVRTGRYRWHLHRAYPLREDSGSITRWFGTTTDIDDYKRVQQHLEERNAELTRTNQDLDNFVYTASHDLMQPINNMEGIFQELTRTAFFRDPDAVKLIAMFEKALHQIYGTIHDLAQLVQVQKQRHELPLEPVELQTLAQEVLTSIGDTLDSTRAIVTLDFAAVPVVPFVRPNLQSVLYNLISNALKYAAPHRRPQVAVSTALENGRPVLLVQDNGLGIDLARYGSEMFQMFRRFHDHVPGSGMGLYLVNRIVQSHGGHISVESHVGQGTTFRVYLPPLEEAIAPH